A genomic segment from Moorena sp. SIOASIH encodes:
- a CDS encoding exosortase, PEP-CTERM interaction domain protein produces the protein MTSKLAIALIAISVFDLSAKGVSAASITPINLDDLTLGATITGPVGPTVDASLINGDGNSLGDLTSSVSCPVGFLSCVPPQNPAGTIYTYIHKVTPGVEFPNDPPFPQPDGLLRFDDVNQFGLEFKAEGFTGVAGYSFGEAKQALGPSGEFSIKLDQEGSLVWSVVGGADWSTNSDTPETISFFWQTTQPPIGPFGTFTAKNDTQSGTGNGPLPLAVPVPEPMSSQGLLALGFLGLGLVVKRAIGSSVF, from the coding sequence ATGACTAGTAAACTAGCGATCGCATTGATCGCAATTAGCGTTTTCGATCTTTCGGCAAAAGGGGTTAGTGCTGCGTCGATTACTCCCATCAACCTTGACGACCTGACCCTGGGAGCAACTATCACAGGACCAGTGGGTCCGACAGTAGATGCATCCTTAATCAATGGTGATGGAAACAGCTTGGGAGACCTGACCAGTAGCGTTTCTTGTCCTGTTGGTTTTCTGAGTTGTGTGCCGCCCCAAAATCCAGCGGGAACCATCTACACTTATATACACAAAGTTACTCCTGGTGTAGAGTTTCCTAACGATCCCCCCTTCCCTCAACCGGATGGTTTACTTCGGTTTGATGATGTCAATCAGTTCGGGTTGGAGTTCAAAGCTGAAGGCTTTACAGGAGTTGCGGGCTATAGCTTTGGGGAAGCGAAGCAGGCACTGGGTCCGAGTGGGGAGTTTTCAATAAAGCTTGATCAAGAGGGCAGTCTAGTCTGGAGCGTTGTCGGTGGAGCAGATTGGAGTACTAATTCCGACACTCCAGAAACCATCTCTTTCTTTTGGCAAACGACACAACCTCCCATTGGTCCATTTGGGACGTTCACGGCTAAGAATGATACTCAATCCGGAACAGGTAATGGTCCATTGCCTCTAGCAGTGCCAGTGCCTGAACCGATGTCGTCTCAGGGTCTACTGGCTCTGGGCTTTCTGGGCTTAGGATTAGTGGTTAAGAGGGCTATCGGCTCTAGTGTCTTTTAA
- a CDS encoding DUF433 domain-containing protein, which translates to MSSVISKHIEITPGVCGGKPRIAGHRIRVEDIVIWHERIGLSPDEIVSQYPTITLADVYAALAYYHDHFEEIRQQIREDEEFARDMQEKTPSLVQQKLKQ; encoded by the coding sequence ATGAGTAGTGTCATATCAAAGCATATTGAAATTACACCGGGGGTCTGTGGCGGCAAGCCTCGCATTGCCGGTCATCGTATTCGGGTTGAGGATATTGTCATTTGGCACGAAAGAATAGGATTGTCGCCGGATGAAATTGTTTCACAATACCCTACCATTACCTTAGCAGATGTCTATGCTGCTTTAGCCTATTATCATGACCATTTTGAGGAAATCAGGCAACAGATTCGTGAGGATGAAGAATTTGCCCGTGATATGCAAGAAAAAACACCGTCCTTGGTTCAGCAAAAGTTAAAGCAGTAA
- a CDS encoding patatin-like phospholipase family protein, with protein MSSQNDQNEEKKKFKILALDGGGIRGVVTARILEEVQEILGEDQPLNKYFDLIAGTSTGAIIAAGLAIGKTPKELREVYEDRGREIFHASWLRKVISFFFGSKYSNKGLIKVLREELKPKGKNEEITWRKVSEISKAELLILAYDTFSRNTTFFNSLTSKFEPKRWFNDMKLWEICTSSASAPTFFPPYEFRWGDWKFPHVDGGVGANCPEMAALAHAMLRGARIENISILSIGTGRTTTPFKYKAMKYWGIFDWGSLGWARRIADVFMGSQAQITTTTCQQIFKAINSDAYLRLQFDINERFEERSSEDEPRKFLDTEDQKNKFLHQKINEEMDDASTKNIKKLLDAAKKFADTKKVDIGKFIEKNQEHQENQETQETNKVPATASLA; from the coding sequence ATGTCATCTCAAAACGATCAAAACGAGGAAAAGAAAAAATTCAAGATACTTGCTTTAGATGGTGGAGGAATTCGGGGAGTAGTAACTGCAAGAATTCTAGAGGAAGTACAGGAGATACTAGGGGAAGATCAACCTTTAAACAAATACTTCGACCTAATCGCCGGGACATCTACTGGTGCAATCATAGCGGCTGGTCTAGCCATAGGTAAAACACCAAAAGAACTGAGGGAGGTTTATGAAGACAGAGGTCGAGAAATTTTCCATGCTTCATGGTTACGTAAAGTCATATCCTTTTTCTTTGGCTCCAAGTATTCGAATAAAGGATTAATTAAAGTCTTACGAGAGGAGCTAAAACCAAAAGGCAAGAATGAAGAAATTACATGGCGTAAAGTGTCCGAAATTTCCAAAGCAGAATTGTTAATTCTGGCCTATGACACTTTTTCTCGTAACACAACTTTTTTTAACAGTTTGACCAGTAAATTTGAACCCAAACGCTGGTTTAACGATATGAAACTATGGGAAATTTGTACGAGTTCTGCATCTGCTCCTACTTTCTTTCCTCCCTATGAATTCAGATGGGGGGACTGGAAATTTCCTCACGTTGATGGTGGAGTGGGTGCTAACTGCCCTGAAATGGCAGCCCTTGCTCATGCCATGTTAAGAGGAGCCAGAATTGAAAACATTTCTATTCTTTCTATTGGAACAGGCAGAACTACTACACCTTTTAAATACAAAGCTATGAAATACTGGGGTATTTTTGACTGGGGTAGTCTTGGATGGGCTAGAAGGATAGCCGATGTCTTTATGGGAAGTCAAGCTCAGATTACTACTACTACCTGTCAACAGATTTTCAAGGCAATCAATTCCGATGCTTATTTACGGCTTCAATTTGACATAAATGAAAGATTTGAGGAAAGAAGCAGTGAAGATGAACCTCGTAAGTTCCTTGATACAGAAGATCAAAAAAATAAATTTCTCCATCAAAAAATCAACGAAGAAATGGATGATGCTAGTACAAAGAATATTAAAAAATTACTGGATGCAGCCAAAAAATTTGCTGACACTAAAAAAGTTGACATTGGAAAATTCATAGAAAAGAATCAGGAGCATCAGGAGAATCAGGAAACTCAGGAGACAAACAAAGTGCCAGCAACGGCTTCCTTAGCTTAA
- a CDS encoding ABC transporter ATP-binding protein produces the protein MSPILDLRNLETRFFTPAGTVHAVNGISFQVNQGETLGIVGESGSGKSITALSIMGLIPSPPGKITNGEVIFEGRDLQKLTEGEMRKIRGNRIAMIFQDPMTSLNPVLKVERQITEALRLHQGMSREQGRSRAIELLELVGIPGAAERISNYPHQFSGGMRQRVMIAMGLACNPQLLIADEPTTALDVTIQAQIVELVKKLRQEIGMAVIWITHDLALLAGLADRILVMYAGQVVEQASVMEIYKNPRHPYTIGLLNSIPRLDEQRQERLQAIEGLPPDLTNYPQGCPFAARCSFVIDKCWQNDPTLELVSVDHEVACWVKPELNRGVVN, from the coding sequence TTGTCACCAATCCTAGACCTTCGTAATCTAGAAACACGGTTTTTCACCCCAGCTGGTACTGTCCATGCTGTCAACGGTATTTCCTTCCAGGTCAATCAAGGGGAAACCCTAGGGATTGTTGGTGAATCCGGTTCTGGTAAAAGTATCACCGCCCTGTCGATTATGGGACTAATCCCCTCACCTCCTGGAAAGATTACCAATGGTGAAGTCATTTTTGAAGGGCGTGACCTCCAAAAGCTTACTGAGGGGGAAATGCGGAAAATCCGGGGTAACCGTATCGCGATGATTTTTCAAGACCCCATGACTTCCCTTAACCCAGTACTAAAGGTAGAAAGGCAAATTACAGAAGCCCTACGGTTACACCAAGGGATGAGCCGAGAGCAAGGACGGTCTAGGGCGATTGAACTCTTAGAATTAGTGGGAATTCCTGGTGCAGCGGAACGGATTAGTAACTATCCCCACCAATTTTCTGGAGGGATGCGCCAGCGAGTCATGATTGCCATGGGATTAGCCTGTAATCCCCAGTTGCTGATTGCCGATGAACCTACCACTGCTTTGGATGTCACGATTCAAGCACAAATTGTAGAATTAGTCAAGAAACTGCGCCAAGAAATTGGGATGGCGGTGATTTGGATTACCCATGATTTGGCGCTATTGGCAGGATTAGCGGATCGGATTTTAGTGATGTATGCCGGTCAAGTAGTAGAACAAGCATCGGTGATGGAAATCTATAAAAATCCTCGCCATCCCTATACTATTGGTTTACTCAACAGTATTCCCCGTCTGGATGAACAGCGCCAAGAGCGTTTGCAGGCCATTGAAGGGTTACCACCAGATTTAACCAATTATCCCCAAGGTTGTCCCTTTGCTGCTCGTTGTTCTTTCGTGATTGATAAATGTTGGCAGAACGATCCTACTTTGGAATTAGTAAGTGTTGATCATGAAGTGGCTTGTTGGGTAAAGCCAGAGCTGAATAGGGGCGTTGTTAATTGA
- a CDS encoding CapA family protein: protein MWIVALREMLANLMQWPRKWPRKFTIRAVRGGVCCFVLVLCFTLWPYPGSAQAWSLREWLNTLVAQEISLGRQYHHTPLQVQGTILETGGMPLGNIPVRLGQEETITNPSGQYRFPFMPRHNALLEIDAPDYYQEVIPLVLALPLTVSEVEVEPIALVKRTDSEARLLFGGDVAMGRRFLDPEENTPRNRIPKNNPDALIQASHPRRGSAKVLEGLQPLFQPKVSDFRSVNLETPVLDDPRTPHWAKPYSFFTLPESVRQLRKLGVDYVALGNNHLWDYLASGLTTTLEQLQTIGLAYSGAGLTPNAAQEPDHRQLGNTNYSLFSFTSIAGDRYREPLQFVASDHQGGAADLRDIATVKSVIAEEREQGRFPIVQVHTGTEYTYAPTSYGRGLIDQVASAGAGLVVGHHPHVAQGLGFRQGVPLFYSLGNLVFDSDRLETLLELVALVDIENEDVTRLQVIPIYLEDYRPQLIGGDLANRFIRRIGEFSEDGVLVYPYLNRGWVSLEGADGSDVRIQDYSIDVPVMINKDGWGVVDLRGLAPSEASLYQVQVSAGEVSQLRLGRDLMGFGEAEDWDMDSNEQDLNRWGVSKTGKTSFPCYQGAYRGITGICLERSHRNLMVAVVPFRHRIRVFGDAVDRPQKDLTMVGYVRGENAGPIELKVRYRASEGEQGFGDRTVFTHPGHTFDWERIVVDLAMPEDKPKEQVANPKKDNPRAVMLWLRHYPPQEGKGLAMFDDFACVSWEKPLNLNNPIQLSVPHALDFLRLTGTPGLVKLRLTFRAFQPNFSRQ, encoded by the coding sequence ATGTGGATTGTAGCACTAAGGGAGATGCTGGCGAATCTGATGCAATGGCCTAGGAAGTGGCCTAGAAAATTCACTATCCGTGCAGTACGTGGAGGAGTTTGTTGTTTTGTATTAGTCCTGTGCTTTACTTTATGGCCTTACCCTGGATCAGCCCAAGCCTGGTCTCTCCGGGAATGGTTAAATACCTTAGTCGCTCAAGAAATTAGTCTAGGGCGTCAGTATCACCATACCCCCCTCCAGGTGCAGGGAACAATCCTGGAAACGGGGGGTATGCCTCTGGGTAATATTCCGGTTCGCCTAGGGCAGGAAGAAACAATTACTAATCCATCAGGGCAGTATCGCTTTCCCTTTATGCCCCGTCATAATGCCCTGTTGGAAATTGATGCTCCTGACTATTACCAGGAAGTGATTCCTCTAGTTCTGGCCTTACCCCTGACAGTCTCGGAAGTGGAAGTAGAGCCGATTGCCCTGGTGAAACGGACAGATTCGGAGGCCAGGCTTCTGTTCGGGGGAGATGTAGCGATGGGTAGGCGGTTTCTCGACCCAGAAGAGAATACCCCCCGCAATCGGATTCCTAAAAATAACCCTGATGCGCTGATTCAAGCATCCCATCCGAGACGGGGCAGTGCCAAGGTGTTAGAAGGTTTACAGCCTCTGTTCCAGCCTAAGGTCAGTGATTTTCGTAGTGTCAATCTGGAAACTCCTGTCCTGGATGACCCTAGGACCCCCCACTGGGCGAAACCCTACAGTTTTTTCACCCTCCCTGAATCAGTCCGCCAGCTGCGCAAACTAGGGGTTGATTATGTAGCCCTAGGGAATAATCACCTCTGGGACTACTTAGCTTCTGGTTTGACTACCACTCTGGAGCAGTTACAAACTATTGGCCTGGCCTACAGTGGCGCTGGACTTACCCCAAATGCAGCCCAGGAACCCGATCACCGACAATTGGGCAATACCAATTACAGCCTATTTTCCTTTACCTCAATTGCAGGCGATCGCTATCGAGAACCCCTACAGTTTGTGGCTAGCGACCATCAGGGGGGTGCAGCAGACTTGCGGGACATAGCAACAGTAAAATCCGTAATTGCGGAGGAACGAGAGCAAGGGCGTTTCCCGATTGTCCAAGTCCACACTGGTACTGAATACACCTATGCCCCCACGTCTTATGGGAGGGGTCTGATAGACCAAGTGGCGAGTGCTGGAGCAGGGCTGGTGGTGGGACACCATCCCCATGTGGCTCAAGGCTTAGGGTTTCGTCAGGGTGTCCCTTTATTTTATAGTCTTGGTAACCTGGTGTTTGATTCCGATCGCCTGGAGACCTTACTGGAATTGGTAGCCTTGGTGGATATCGAGAATGAAGACGTGACGAGGCTCCAGGTTATTCCGATTTATTTGGAAGACTATCGTCCCCAACTGATAGGGGGAGACCTAGCCAATCGGTTTATCCGGAGGATTGGGGAGTTTTCTGAGGATGGAGTACTGGTTTATCCCTATCTAAATCGGGGTTGGGTTTCCCTGGAAGGGGCTGATGGGTCTGATGTCAGGATTCAAGACTACAGTATAGATGTTCCGGTCATGATCAATAAGGATGGCTGGGGAGTAGTGGATTTGCGGGGGCTGGCTCCGAGTGAAGCCTCTCTATATCAGGTGCAAGTCAGCGCTGGTGAAGTCTCCCAACTCCGTTTAGGGCGGGATTTAATGGGATTTGGTGAGGCAGAAGATTGGGACATGGACTCCAATGAACAAGACCTCAACCGCTGGGGGGTATCTAAGACAGGGAAGACATCCTTTCCGTGTTATCAAGGAGCCTATCGAGGTATCACCGGGATTTGTCTAGAGCGATCGCATCGCAATCTGATGGTGGCTGTGGTTCCTTTTCGTCATCGGATACGGGTATTTGGAGATGCGGTTGATCGCCCTCAGAAAGACCTGACGATGGTGGGATATGTACGGGGGGAAAATGCCGGTCCGATAGAGCTGAAAGTCCGCTATCGTGCCAGTGAAGGGGAGCAAGGGTTTGGGGATAGGACTGTATTTACTCACCCTGGTCATACTTTTGACTGGGAACGGATTGTGGTAGACTTAGCAATGCCTGAGGATAAGCCAAAGGAGCAGGTGGCCAATCCTAAAAAAGATAATCCTCGTGCTGTGATGCTCTGGTTGCGTCACTATCCTCCCCAAGAAGGAAAGGGGCTAGCAATGTTCGA
- a CDS encoding helix-turn-helix transcriptional regulator codes for MGKVGKALKQTLATHGISQNKLAVTLGVRPSVVFRWFHEQTDPSGETIADIAKALQSINPSAAAEFVKLYLGEFIEDQIENQDEDES; via the coding sequence ATGGGAAAAGTAGGAAAAGCGCTCAAACAAACCTTAGCAACCCACGGCATCAGCCAAAACAAATTGGCCGTAACACTGGGAGTTAGACCATCGGTGGTATTTCGCTGGTTTCATGAGCAAACTGATCCTAGCGGGGAAACCATTGCGGATATTGCTAAAGCACTCCAGAGTATCAATCCCTCCGCTGCTGCTGAATTCGTCAAGCTTTACCTGGGGGAATTCATAGAAGACCAAATCGAAAACCAAGACGAAGACGAATCCTAG
- a CDS encoding GUN4 domain-containing protein, which translates to MTNLKIDYTHLKTLLIEFQWKAADLETKKIVLSIAKTIRQQQKVSKKEQEWLQGLNYLRESDLLQFPCDDLLTLNNLWEQYSQGHFGFRVQSQLWQQVSQDYNKFADLVGWRKGDADSWHSYSHLTFSLEAPKGHLPAAIFYAEESPIGWAATIKNRCDECLL; encoded by the coding sequence ATGACTAATCTAAAAATAGACTACACTCACCTTAAAACCTTATTGATAGAATTCCAATGGAAAGCTGCTGATCTGGAAACCAAGAAAATTGTCTTATCCATAGCTAAAACCATTAGACAACAGCAGAAGGTTAGTAAAAAAGAGCAAGAATGGCTTCAAGGGTTGAATTATCTCAGAGAATCAGACCTACTACAGTTTCCCTGCGACGATTTGCTAACACTTAATAATCTTTGGGAGCAGTATAGTCAAGGTCATTTTGGATTTAGAGTACAGTCTCAACTGTGGCAGCAAGTTAGTCAAGATTATAATAAATTCGCCGATCTAGTAGGATGGCGCAAAGGTGATGCCGATTCTTGGCATTCTTATTCTCACTTAACCTTTAGTTTAGAAGCTCCTAAAGGTCACTTGCCCGCTGCTATATTTTATGCCGAAGAATCCCCTATTGGTTGGGCAGCAACTATTAAAAATCGATGTGATGAATGTTTGTTATAG
- a CDS encoding DUF5615 family PIN-like protein, whose product MPQTIRFHLDENVNKAIADGLRRRKIDVTTTNDAGLISSSDEEQLRFAYSQGRVMFTQDSDFLKLHNSGFEHCGVVYCVKGRRSIGEILQGLILIWEVLEAEEIAGKVEFL is encoded by the coding sequence ATGCCTCAGACAATTCGGTTTCACTTAGATGAGAATGTCAACAAGGCCATTGCTGACGGGTTAAGGCGGAGAAAGATTGACGTTACGACCACTAACGATGCAGGATTAATTTCCTCTTCGGATGAGGAGCAATTAAGATTTGCTTACAGCCAGGGGCGAGTGATGTTTACTCAGGATAGTGATTTTTTGAAATTACACAATTCTGGCTTTGAACATTGCGGAGTTGTTTATTGTGTGAAGGGACGTCGCTCCATCGGTGAAATTTTGCAGGGATTAATTTTGATTTGGGAGGTGCTTGAGGCTGAAGAAATCGCAGGAAAGGTGGAGTTTTTATAA
- a CDS encoding Uma2 family endonuclease has protein sequence MLQSLATFITVDQFIIQYGDNEGYELIDGELIDIEATGPDEEVAGFVGRKLNVEIHRGYPDYVIPYRCLIKVLGTQTAFRPDVIVLDKTRLVNEPLWQKEPVITLGNSIKLVVEIVSTNWQNYYARKVEDYAILGVPEYWIVDYLGIGGRDYIGKPKQPTITICTLVEDEYQKQLFRNDDGLVSKVFPYLSLTANQIFASSRI, from the coding sequence ATGCTTCAATCTTTAGCAACGTTTATAACTGTTGATCAGTTTATTATCCAGTATGGTGACAACGAAGGCTATGAATTAATCGATGGGGAACTAATTGACATAGAAGCTACTGGACCTGATGAGGAAGTAGCAGGGTTTGTGGGACGGAAGTTAAATGTGGAGATTCACCGAGGATACCCAGATTATGTTATTCCCTACCGATGTCTGATCAAAGTTTTAGGAACCCAAACAGCTTTTCGTCCTGATGTGATTGTATTAGATAAAACTCGGCTCGTAAATGAACCATTATGGCAAAAAGAGCCTGTGATTACGTTGGGAAACTCAATCAAGCTTGTTGTTGAAATTGTTAGCACAAACTGGCAGAACTATTATGCTCGTAAGGTTGAGGATTATGCCATACTAGGTGTGCCTGAATACTGGATTGTCGATTATCTGGGCATTGGTGGTAGAGATTATATTGGTAAACCCAAACAACCAACAATTACAATTTGCACTTTGGTAGAGGATGAGTATCAAAAACAATTGTTCCGAAATGATGATGGTCTTGTTTCCAAAGTCTTTCCATATCTTAGTTTAACTGCTAACCAGATTTTTGCATCCAGTCGAATTTAG